A genomic region of Elaeis guineensis isolate ETL-2024a chromosome 9, EG11, whole genome shotgun sequence contains the following coding sequences:
- the LOC105042120 gene encoding ribonucleoside-diphosphate reductase small chain gives MPSMPAAAGTVEELEEPLLAPNPDRFSMFPIRYPPVWEMYKKAVASFWTAEEVDLSSDLPHWLHTLTTDERHFISHILAFFAASDGIVLENLAVRFMSDVQIPEARAFYGFQIAIENIHSEMYSLLLESYIKDPDEKDRLFRAVETVPAVTKKAQWALRWIESSESFAERLVAFAAVEGIFFSGSFCSIFWLKKRGLMPGLTFSNELISRDEGLHCDFACLLYSLLNRKLSEDRIKSIIADAVDIEREFVCDALPVALVGMNGDLMSQYIEFVADRLLLALGCGKLYGVANPFDWMELISLQGKTNFFEKRVGDYQKAAVMSSLNGNGHGGNHVFKLDEDF, from the coding sequence ATGCCGTCGATGCCCGCCGCCGCTGGCACCGTGGAGGAGCTGGAGGAGCCCCTCCTCGCCCCGAACCCCGATCGCTTTTCGATGTTCCCCATCCGCTACCCTCCGGTGTGGGAGATGTACAAGAAGGCCGTCGCCTCCTTCTGGACCGCCGAGGAGGTCGATCTCTCCAGCGATCTCCCCCACTGGCTCCACACCCTCACCACCGACGAGCGCCACTTCATCTCCCAcatcctcgccttcttcgccgccTCCGACGGCATCGTCCTCGAGAACCTCGCCGTCCGCTTCATGTCCGACGTCCAGATCCCCGAGGCTCGCGCCTTCTACGGCTTCCAAATCGCCATCGAGAACATTCACTCCGAGATGTACTCCCTCCTCCTCGAATCCTACATCAAGGATCCGGACGAAAAAGATCGCCTTTTTCGCGCCGTCGAGACCGTCCCGGCGGTGACAAAGAAGGCCCAATGGGCCCTCCGGTGGATCGAGTCCTCCGAGTCTTTCGCCGAGCGCCTCGTTGCATTTGCCGCCGTTGAGGGGATCTTCTTCTCTGGCTCCTTCTGCTCCATCTTCTGGCTCAAGAAGCGTGGTCTCATGCCGGGGCTCACCTTCTCCAACGAGCTCATCTCTCGCGACGAGGGCCTCCACTGCGACTTCGCCTGCCTCCTCTACTCCCTCCTCAACCGCAAGCTCTCGGAGGACCGCATCAAGTCGATCATCGCCGACGCTGTGGACATTGAGAGGGAGTTCGTTTGCGACGCGCTGCCGGTGGCGCTGGTGGGGATGAACGGGGATTTGATGAGCCAGTACATTGAGTTCGTGGCGGATCGGCTCTTGTTGGCTTTGGGATGTGGAAAGTTGTACGGGGTGGCGAATCCATTCGACTGGATGGAGCTGATATCACTTCAAGGGAAGACTAATTTCTTCGAGAAGAGGGTCGGAGACTACCAGAAGGCGGCAGTTATGTCAAGCTTGAATGGGAATGGCCATGGAGGTAACCATGTGTTCAAGTTGGATGAGGATTTTTGA